A genomic window from Oceanobacillus timonensis includes:
- the holA gene encoding DNA polymerase III subunit delta: MMDQITKIKSNQIQPVYFAFGTESFFLEQLKKRLVNTVLEGDKTNLSLYDLEETPVQDVLADAETFPFFGDRKLIIASNASFVKTKPDKTPFEHDIAYLQEYLQNPPEYSILLIIAPYEKLDERKKVTKQLKKQTYAVDCQAVQEKDAKTWIQSLMKSYGIDIDREAMEILEAEVSSNIQLLQSEIGKLALYVGENGVVTKEVARQLVSHTPTTTSIALVDAVMKGSIQEAIEIYKDLEKMNEDPIAMIGLLAYQFRMILRVKQLKKKGYSQFQIQKNIGAHPYVIKVAMAREAKLTEERLAYILCQLAETDAKMKQGLMEKGLAFELLLMDLV; this comes from the coding sequence ATGATGGATCAAATTACAAAAATTAAAAGCAATCAAATCCAGCCTGTTTACTTTGCTTTCGGGACAGAGTCTTTTTTTCTGGAACAATTAAAAAAGCGCCTGGTAAATACGGTTTTAGAGGGGGACAAGACGAATTTGTCCCTATATGATTTGGAAGAGACACCTGTTCAAGATGTGTTAGCAGATGCAGAGACATTTCCTTTTTTTGGCGATCGTAAGTTAATAATTGCAAGTAATGCATCTTTTGTAAAAACAAAACCGGATAAAACGCCATTTGAACATGATATAGCATACTTACAGGAATACCTGCAAAACCCGCCGGAATATTCTATTTTACTGATCATAGCACCATATGAGAAATTAGATGAACGTAAAAAAGTAACCAAACAATTAAAAAAGCAGACATATGCTGTGGATTGCCAGGCAGTGCAGGAAAAAGATGCAAAAACATGGATTCAAAGCCTGATGAAGTCATACGGAATAGATATCGATCGAGAGGCAATGGAGATATTAGAGGCAGAAGTATCGAGTAATATCCAGCTCTTGCAAAGTGAAATTGGGAAGCTGGCGCTTTATGTTGGCGAAAATGGCGTTGTTACAAAAGAAGTTGCGCGGCAGCTGGTATCACACACACCGACTACAACCTCTATCGCACTTGTGGATGCTGTTATGAAAGGGAGTATTCAGGAAGCGATTGAAATTTATAAGGATTTGGAAAAAATGAATGAAGATCCAATTGCAATGATTGGTTTGCTTGCTTATCAATTTCGAATGATTTTAAGAGTGAAGCAGCTGAAAAAGAAGGGCTATTCGCAATTTCAAATTCAGAAGAATATTGGTGCGCACCCATATGTGATTAAGGTAGCAATGGCAAGGGAAGCGAAATTAACTGAAGAACGTCTGGCTTATATCCTTTGTCAGCTTGCAGAAACGGATGCAAAAATGAAACAGGGGCTGATGGAAAAAGGGTTAGCTTTTGAGCTGCTGTTAATGGACTTGGTGTAG
- a CDS encoding YqzM family protein: protein MNEFEKDPQYKGSDVVDSIKGFTFSFLFFFIIFAIGVAISVIGR from the coding sequence TTGAACGAATTCGAAAAAGATCCGCAGTACAAAGGCAGCGATGTTGTAGACTCCATTAAAGGATTTACCTTTTCATTTCTCTTTTTCTTTATCATTTTTGCAATTGGCGTTGCCATCAGCGTAATCGGCCGATAA
- a CDS encoding DNA internalization-related competence protein ComEC/Rec2: MRGYWHFPAIASVLAILYHLLDMKWLFLLFILWFLWLKFLKKMNIAVWLMTLLSFITFIYIIPKVPQTAFEEHAVEAEISGEIEGEVKISSEQIQFTLLPSDNSSKLLVTYFPEKDENVREIPLNHSLFHGSKCTIQQSIEIPPSSTNPAQFDFRQFLLKNQITHQAVLEDFNQIQCVTEKGVLPSLYKLRTNLLNQMETAWSDDTSPWIHAIVFGDTSAMEESVTELFQRFGLSHIIAISGTHVILVIAFLYLILVKGNIMTKEKTQLLLIFFLPVYAILAGANPPVLRAALMMAVLLVFQKLQWKLPYSDLLCIVFMVFILWDPYMIYQVGFQFSFAVTFAILLSQEWISRSKSPVWKVFQISFIAQMAILPLQIYYFNIFHPLSIFMNVVVIPYFTFFVIPLLYIFTMIHFLPASILAIFDDSFLFIHSRALLFMEWIDETFPSPIYLDQLPVFGVVVYFVCFFLFMKFVEHRQEKLAWLAGIIFILPILITASKPYFQEEGIITMFDMGQGDAILVESEKREAVVMIDAGSAFHFEDMEPTRGVYKNIIRAYFHQRGIKELDAIIVSHDDIDHFGSIRYILEEVHVKELIVSPYFDRALLEEFQQIQPDLNMTYAQAGDTLHFNDVMTFQVLAPDADKGNPNDNSVVLYTNLGLNWLFTGDISKEIEEQIIRNYPGLQVDILKVAHHGSNTSTSEVFIDAVKPRAGLISVGRNNHYHHPNEEVLEILEANQVQVYRTDQQGAIQFYYTKDGGGTFSTFLP; the protein is encoded by the coding sequence GTGAGAGGATACTGGCATTTTCCTGCTATTGCATCTGTATTAGCCATTTTATATCATCTGTTGGATATGAAATGGCTGTTCCTTCTTTTTATCTTATGGTTCCTGTGGCTTAAGTTTCTGAAAAAAATGAATATTGCGGTCTGGCTGATGACACTGCTCAGTTTCATCACATTTATCTATATTATTCCAAAAGTTCCCCAGACAGCATTTGAGGAACATGCAGTAGAAGCAGAAATTAGCGGAGAGATTGAAGGTGAAGTGAAAATCAGTTCGGAACAAATCCAATTCACGCTTCTTCCATCCGATAATTCCTCCAAACTCCTCGTTACGTATTTTCCTGAAAAAGATGAGAATGTTCGAGAGATACCTCTCAACCATTCCCTGTTTCATGGCTCCAAGTGTACGATCCAGCAAAGTATTGAAATACCGCCTTCCAGTACAAACCCCGCCCAGTTCGATTTCCGTCAATTTTTACTTAAAAACCAAATTACCCACCAGGCTGTGTTAGAAGATTTTAATCAAATACAATGTGTCACAGAAAAAGGCGTGCTGCCTTCTCTGTATAAACTACGGACAAATTTGCTGAATCAGATGGAAACCGCTTGGAGTGATGATACATCGCCATGGATTCATGCCATTGTATTTGGAGATACCTCAGCTATGGAAGAATCCGTAACAGAATTATTCCAGCGATTTGGATTATCACATATTATCGCCATCTCCGGTACCCATGTGATACTGGTTATTGCTTTTTTATATTTGATTTTAGTCAAAGGTAATATCATGACGAAAGAGAAAACACAGCTGTTGCTTATTTTCTTTCTTCCCGTGTATGCCATATTGGCCGGTGCTAATCCGCCTGTTCTCCGCGCTGCTTTGATGATGGCAGTCCTCCTCGTTTTTCAAAAACTGCAATGGAAACTCCCTTATTCTGATCTATTATGTATTGTTTTTATGGTATTTATCCTTTGGGATCCTTATATGATTTATCAAGTCGGTTTTCAATTCTCATTTGCTGTGACCTTTGCCATCCTATTATCACAAGAGTGGATTAGCCGGTCAAAATCACCAGTATGGAAAGTTTTTCAAATAAGTTTTATTGCACAAATGGCCATTCTTCCGCTGCAGATTTATTATTTTAACATCTTCCATCCGCTATCGATTTTTATGAATGTAGTAGTTATTCCTTACTTTACTTTCTTTGTCATTCCACTTTTGTATATCTTTACAATGATTCATTTTTTGCCTGCTTCTATTTTAGCCATTTTTGATGATAGCTTTCTTTTCATTCATTCGAGAGCACTGCTATTTATGGAATGGATTGATGAGACCTTTCCTTCACCAATCTATTTAGACCAGTTGCCCGTCTTCGGGGTGGTTGTTTATTTCGTTTGTTTTTTCTTATTTATGAAATTTGTGGAACATAGACAGGAGAAATTAGCATGGCTGGCAGGGATTATTTTTATACTTCCGATTTTAATAACTGCAAGTAAGCCGTATTTTCAGGAAGAAGGTATTATAACGATGTTTGATATGGGGCAGGGAGACGCTATTTTGGTGGAATCCGAAAAAAGAGAAGCTGTGGTTATGATTGATGCAGGATCTGCTTTTCATTTTGAAGATATGGAACCGACGAGAGGCGTATATAAGAATATTATCCGTGCTTATTTTCATCAGCGCGGGATAAAAGAGCTGGATGCGATTATTGTGTCACATGACGATATCGATCATTTTGGAAGTATCCGTTATATTTTAGAAGAGGTTCACGTCAAAGAATTAATCGTAAGCCCTTATTTTGATCGGGCTTTATTAGAAGAATTTCAGCAGATACAACCTGATTTAAATATGACTTACGCACAAGCAGGAGATACCCTGCATTTTAATGATGTGATGACTTTTCAAGTATTGGCACCTGATGCAGATAAAGGAAATCCAAACGATAATTCGGTGGTTTTGTATACAAATCTGGGGCTGAATTGGCTGTTTACAGGGGATATTAGCAAGGAAATAGAAGAGCAGATTATACGTAACTATCCGGGATTGCAAGTCGATATTTTAAAGGTTGCTCACCATGGCAGTAACACATCGACAAGTGAAGTGTTTATCGATGCTGTCAAGCCGCGTGCAGGTCTGATTTCTGTAGGGAGAAATAACCACTATCATCACCCCAACGAAGAAGTGCTGGAAATACTGGAAGCCAATCAAGTACAAGTGTACCGAACAGATCAACAAGGTGCGATTCAATTTTATTATACGAAAGATGGCGGAGGAACATTTTCAACGTTTTTACCATAA
- a CDS encoding ComE operon protein 2 — protein sequence MERIAWNQYFMAQSHLLALRSTCTRLMVGATIVRDKRIIAGGYNGSVSGDVHCIDEGCYVIDGHCVRTVHAEANALLQCAKFGVPTEGADIYVTHFPCLQCSKQLVQSGIKNLYYAEDYKNHPYAVELFEQAGVRTQKVPLVDAVVDTKFEEKNAFVQELMEKLETANLSPDEREKIKADATRLFFNEENKQ from the coding sequence ATGGAGAGAATTGCTTGGAATCAGTATTTTATGGCGCAAAGTCATCTTTTAGCTTTGCGTAGTACATGTACACGCTTAATGGTTGGTGCAACAATCGTCCGCGATAAACGTATTATTGCCGGCGGTTATAATGGAAGTGTTTCCGGGGATGTGCATTGTATCGATGAGGGATGTTATGTCATTGATGGGCATTGTGTGCGAACGGTACATGCAGAAGCAAATGCACTGCTTCAATGTGCTAAATTTGGTGTGCCAACAGAAGGCGCAGATATTTATGTTACGCATTTTCCTTGTCTGCAATGCTCCAAACAGCTTGTGCAAAGCGGTATCAAAAATTTATATTACGCAGAAGATTATAAGAATCATCCTTATGCTGTGGAGTTATTTGAACAAGCCGGGGTACGTACACAAAAGGTGCCATTGGTTGATGCTGTGGTTGATACGAAGTTTGAGGAAAAGAATGCGTTTGTCCAGGAACTTATGGAAAAGTTGGAAACCGCAAATTTATCTCCTGATGAAAGGGAGAAAATAAAAGCAGATGCAACGCGATTATTCTTTAATGAAGAGAACAAACAGTGA
- a CDS encoding helix-hairpin-helix domain-containing protein — translation MYWLKKYKFLLIMIAAVIVFVIFVSKKDASDPLSASLIPPDQEDPAETPLVEETEEEQPQPQPQTQTALVDVKGEVTEPGVYEMEEGDRVQDIVERAGGFTGDADIVQVNLAQAVQDEMVIVIPAVGQEEENTENDVTEEQSESGKIKINTASSEELTQLPGIGPAKAEAIIAHRDEHGQFQKEADLLEISGIGEKTLETLMEHIQVP, via the coding sequence TTGTATTGGTTAAAGAAATATAAATTCCTTTTGATTATGATTGCTGCTGTCATTGTATTTGTTATCTTTGTTAGTAAGAAAGACGCCTCTGATCCGTTGTCAGCCTCATTAATCCCTCCTGATCAAGAAGACCCGGCAGAAACGCCGCTTGTTGAAGAAACCGAAGAAGAACAGCCACAACCTCAGCCACAAACGCAAACGGCATTGGTCGATGTCAAAGGAGAAGTGACAGAACCGGGAGTATATGAAATGGAAGAAGGCGATCGCGTCCAGGATATTGTGGAACGTGCCGGCGGTTTCACTGGAGACGCGGACATTGTTCAAGTAAACTTAGCGCAGGCTGTTCAGGATGAAATGGTTATTGTCATACCGGCTGTCGGTCAGGAAGAAGAGAATACAGAAAATGATGTCACAGAAGAACAGTCGGAGAGCGGGAAAATAAAAATAAATACTGCTTCCAGTGAAGAACTGACACAACTGCCTGGTATTGGTCCTGCTAAAGCAGAAGCGATTATTGCCCATCGTGATGAACATGGGCAGTTTCAAAAGGAAGCGGATTTACTGGAGATTTCCGGCATCGGCGAAAAAACACTGGAGACGCTTATGGAGCACATCCAAGTGCCGTAG
- a CDS encoding class I SAM-dependent DNA methyltransferase codes for MAYSKMAEVYDELMEHVPYDDWMVMIQQMIARTKSPVQSIMDVGCGTGIITRKLAAGGYTMTGVDQSGEMLRQAQKETVSADNIDWVEADITKLDDWKQHYDMVISCCDVINYVTDVTDVEKAFQNIHQSLKPDGIFFFDVHSMHTVEDIYLGQTFSDVTDEAAYIWECIPGDEPGEMYHQLTFFRQEQGEHFIRFQETHHQRTFPIATYQHMLKKIGFKKIHIYADFSLEKDIWDEQSERFFFLAEK; via the coding sequence ATGGCATATAGCAAAATGGCTGAAGTTTATGACGAGCTGATGGAACACGTTCCTTACGATGATTGGATGGTCATGATTCAGCAGATGATAGCTCGAACCAAAAGTCCTGTGCAATCGATTATGGACGTCGGTTGCGGCACGGGGATTATTACGAGAAAGTTGGCAGCGGGCGGTTACACAATGACGGGTGTAGATCAGTCTGGTGAAATGCTGAGACAAGCACAAAAAGAGACAGTCTCTGCTGATAACATAGACTGGGTGGAAGCTGATATTACAAAATTAGATGATTGGAAACAGCACTATGATATGGTAATCAGCTGCTGCGATGTCATCAATTATGTCACAGATGTTACAGACGTAGAAAAAGCGTTTCAAAATATCCATCAATCGTTAAAACCGGATGGTATATTTTTCTTCGATGTCCATTCAATGCATACTGTGGAAGATATCTATCTTGGACAGACATTTTCCGATGTAACGGATGAAGCAGCTTATATTTGGGAATGCATCCCTGGCGATGAGCCAGGGGAAATGTATCATCAGCTTACTTTTTTCCGGCAGGAACAAGGAGAACATTTTATCCGTTTTCAAGAGACGCATCATCAACGTACATTTCCGATAGCTACTTATCAACATATGTTAAAAAAAATTGGATTTAAAAAAATCCATATTTACGCTGATTTTTCATTAGAAAAAGATATTTGGGATGAACAATCAGAAAGATTTTTCTTTTTAGCTGAAAAGTAA
- the rsfS gene encoding ribosome silencing factor, with amino-acid sequence MDNKELIQVVAEACDDKRAKNIIALDMHDVSLVSDYFVICHGSNERQVQAIARAIKETAEKHGNDIKRMEGFEEARWVLVDIGDIVCHVFHEDERYYYNLEKLWGDADRVALNIKQEG; translated from the coding sequence ATGGATAATAAAGAATTAATTCAAGTAGTTGCAGAAGCCTGCGACGATAAAAGAGCAAAAAATATTATTGCTTTAGATATGCATGATGTATCTCTAGTCTCTGATTATTTCGTGATTTGTCACGGGAGTAATGAGCGGCAGGTTCAGGCAATTGCCCGTGCAATAAAAGAAACGGCGGAAAAACACGGAAATGACATAAAAAGAATGGAAGGCTTTGAAGAAGCACGTTGGGTACTTGTTGATATTGGCGATATCGTTTGCCATGTTTTTCATGAAGACGAAAGGTACTATTATAATTTAGAAAAGCTTTGGGGCGATGCGGATCGTGTTGCACTGAATATAAAGCAAGAAGGGTAA
- the yqeK gene encoding bis(5'-nucleosyl)-tetraphosphatase (symmetrical) YqeK, whose product MDIENLKVDLKERLTQGRYEHTLRVTDTAIKLAKVFHESVENAEIAALFHDYCKCDSLEEMKQTIETDSYLPDSLLSFHHELWHGPVASVRIEEKYGVTNQEIKDAIFFHTTGRAKMTKLDKIIFLADYTEPGRSFPGLDEVRDTAESDLTKACYQAARNTVRFLMEKNNTVYPDSFHAYNDLNQQVFGGIKNG is encoded by the coding sequence ATGGATATAGAGAATCTCAAAGTTGATTTGAAAGAAAGGTTGACCCAAGGAAGATATGAGCATACGCTGCGAGTAACAGATACAGCAATAAAGTTGGCTAAAGTCTTTCATGAATCAGTAGAAAATGCAGAGATAGCTGCCTTATTTCATGATTATTGTAAATGTGATTCCCTGGAGGAAATGAAGCAGACCATTGAAACAGACAGCTATTTGCCGGATTCACTGCTTTCCTTTCATCATGAATTATGGCATGGGCCGGTTGCGTCGGTCCGGATAGAAGAAAAATACGGTGTTACAAATCAGGAAATAAAAGATGCGATTTTCTTTCATACAACCGGAAGAGCGAAGATGACAAAGCTGGATAAAATTATCTTTCTTGCTGATTATACAGAACCGGGCAGAAGTTTCCCCGGGTTGGATGAAGTGAGAGATACAGCTGAATCGGATTTAACAAAGGCATGCTATCAGGCTGCCAGGAACACCGTCCGTTTCTTAATGGAAAAGAATAATACAGTGTACCCTGACAGTTTTCATGCTTATAATGACTTAAATCAACAAGTTTTTGGAGGAATAAAAAATGGATAA
- a CDS encoding nicotinate-nucleotide adenylyltransferase: protein MKKIGILGGTFNPPHIGHLWIAEEVRIRKQLDEIWFIPTSTPPHKETEVLDAAHRLEMLRLAIQDNPHFQVNALELEREGKSYTYDTVQELTTNYSEVDFRFIIGGDMVAYLPKWNRINELVQMIHFIGVSRPGYTLETPYAVERLEIHPLDISSTFIRNRLEEGEKVRYLLPDDVMNYIKENRIYGYRESQS from the coding sequence TTGAAAAAGATTGGAATTCTGGGCGGGACATTTAACCCGCCTCATATAGGTCATTTATGGATTGCTGAAGAAGTTAGAATCAGAAAGCAATTAGATGAAATTTGGTTTATTCCCACAAGCACACCGCCTCATAAAGAGACAGAAGTTCTTGATGCAGCACACCGGTTGGAAATGCTTCGTTTGGCTATACAGGATAATCCACATTTTCAAGTGAATGCATTAGAGCTGGAGAGAGAGGGAAAATCGTACACATACGATACGGTACAGGAGTTGACAACGAACTATTCTGAAGTTGATTTCCGTTTTATTATCGGTGGAGATATGGTAGCGTATTTGCCAAAATGGAACCGGATAAATGAATTAGTGCAGATGATTCATTTTATTGGCGTGTCAAGGCCGGGTTACACATTAGAAACACCGTATGCCGTTGAGCGTCTGGAAATACATCCGCTGGACATTTCCTCTACCTTTATCAGAAATCGATTAGAAGAAGGCGAGAAAGTCCGCTATTTGCTTCCTGATGATGTGATGAATTATATTAAGGAGAATCGGATTTATGGATATAGAGAATCTCAAAGTTGA
- the yhbY gene encoding ribosome assembly RNA-binding protein YhbY, whose product MLTNKQKQFLRKESHAVKPIFQVGKDGVNENMVTQISEALEKRELIKVSILQNCLEDKHVVAEQISSGTDAEVVQVIGSTIILYRESQDHKEIKLPQ is encoded by the coding sequence ATGTTAACAAATAAACAAAAACAATTTTTACGCAAAGAATCACATGCCGTTAAGCCGATTTTTCAGGTTGGCAAAGATGGTGTGAACGAAAATATGGTCACACAAATTAGTGAGGCATTAGAAAAAAGAGAATTAATTAAAGTGAGCATTCTGCAAAATTGTCTGGAAGATAAACATGTCGTTGCAGAACAAATTTCTTCTGGCACAGATGCAGAAGTAGTTCAGGTAATCGGCAGTACAATTATTTTATATAGAGAATCACAAGATCATAAAGAAATCAAACTACCACAATAA
- the aroE gene encoding shikimate dehydrogenase, producing the protein MRLTFKLIGYPIKHSLSPWIHQTFFERTGLEGSYTLHEIPGEAVFEEEIKKLRDAEVNGFNITAPYKQTIIPYLDRMDVTAERVGAVNTVSLEGNEWVGYNTDGIGYVQALRDKFSDMDRNKDVSILLLGAGGAARGIFHGLIQAGYTNLTLANRTTSKCEDIILGYQSSVITLAEAEENLAAYDVIIQTSSVGMNEAKQIIDLKNLRKDTIVSDIVYQPLDTQFLKQANEKGGRTHYGHTMLLYQAQKAFEIWTNQPVDVYGMDEEMIAKIKGDQ; encoded by the coding sequence TTGCGTTTAACATTTAAATTAATCGGTTATCCAATCAAACATTCTTTATCGCCCTGGATTCATCAAACTTTTTTTGAACGGACCGGTTTAGAAGGATCCTATACGTTACATGAAATACCGGGTGAAGCAGTTTTTGAGGAAGAAATCAAAAAGTTGAGAGATGCAGAAGTGAACGGGTTTAATATTACAGCTCCTTATAAACAGACCATTATTCCTTATTTGGACAGAATGGATGTGACAGCCGAGCGCGTCGGGGCAGTAAATACCGTTTCTTTAGAAGGAAATGAGTGGGTCGGATATAACACAGACGGTATTGGCTATGTACAGGCATTACGCGATAAGTTTTCCGATATGGATCGTAATAAAGATGTTTCTATTCTATTACTGGGTGCCGGCGGTGCTGCACGAGGTATTTTTCACGGTCTTATTCAGGCCGGTTATACAAACCTGACACTTGCGAACCGGACAACATCTAAATGTGAAGATATTATCTTAGGTTACCAAAGTTCTGTGATTACATTGGCGGAAGCGGAAGAAAATTTGGCGGCATATGATGTTATTATTCAAACAAGTTCAGTGGGGATGAATGAAGCCAAACAAATCATAGACCTGAAGAACTTACGAAAAGACACTATTGTCAGTGATATTGTTTATCAGCCGCTGGATACGCAGTTTTTAAAGCAGGCAAATGAAAAAGGCGGGCGTACGCACTATGGGCATACGATGCTGCTTTATCAAGCACAGAAAGCATTTGAAATTTGGACAAACCAACCTGTAGATGTGTACGGAATGGACGAAGAAATGATAGCAAAAATAAAAGGAGATCAATAA
- the yqeH gene encoding ribosome biogenesis GTPase YqeH gives MEQHICQGCGAVIQTEHPNEPGYAPVSALEKDVILCKRCFRLKHYNEIQDVSLTDADFLKMVSSIRDRDGLIVHIIDIFDVDGTLLSNLPRITGDNPIILVGNKLDLLPKSTNENKLKQWLRHEASQLGIKIKDVILISSVKEKGLDELKQKIEIHRANKDVFIVGVTNVGKSTFINRLIKETTGEENAITTSYFPGTTLGFIEIPLDDHSFLVDTPGIVNKQQMAHYVSEKELKMITPKKEVKARVYQLNEQQTLFIGGLVRLDFIKGEKQSFICYFSNDLTIHRTKLENADALYEKHAGEMLAPPYGEQLQQFPPLVAHSFKVEKGKVDIVFPGLGWISIQGDGATVAAHSPKGVAVTTRKSILAGQ, from the coding sequence TTGGAGCAACATATTTGTCAGGGATGCGGTGCTGTTATTCAAACAGAGCATCCCAATGAACCAGGATATGCGCCTGTCAGTGCGTTAGAAAAAGATGTTATTTTATGTAAAAGATGTTTTCGCCTGAAGCATTATAATGAAATTCAAGATGTATCATTAACGGACGCCGACTTTTTAAAAATGGTCAGTTCCATACGAGACAGAGATGGATTAATTGTCCATATTATTGATATTTTTGATGTTGACGGCACTTTATTAAGTAATTTGCCACGAATTACGGGAGATAATCCAATTATTTTAGTAGGGAATAAGCTTGATTTATTGCCAAAATCAACAAATGAGAATAAATTAAAGCAATGGTTACGTCATGAAGCAAGCCAGCTGGGGATTAAAATAAAAGATGTTATTTTAATTTCTTCAGTGAAAGAAAAAGGGCTGGACGAGCTGAAGCAGAAAATAGAAATACACCGGGCCAATAAGGATGTCTTTATTGTCGGTGTAACCAATGTCGGAAAATCAACTTTTATTAACCGTTTAATTAAAGAAACGACAGGAGAAGAAAATGCCATAACAACGTCTTATTTTCCAGGAACCACCTTAGGATTTATTGAAATCCCGTTGGATGACCATTCCTTTTTAGTAGATACCCCTGGAATTGTGAATAAACAGCAAATGGCACACTATGTTTCCGAAAAGGAATTAAAAATGATTACACCGAAAAAAGAAGTAAAGGCACGAGTGTACCAATTAAATGAACAGCAAACATTATTTATCGGCGGATTGGTAAGGCTTGATTTTATAAAAGGAGAGAAACAATCTTTTATATGTTATTTCTCAAATGACTTAACTATCCACCGGACAAAATTGGAGAATGCGGACGCATTGTATGAAAAACATGCTGGGGAAATGTTAGCTCCGCCTTATGGAGAACAGCTGCAGCAATTTCCGCCGCTGGTGGCGCACAGCTTTAAAGTGGAAAAAGGAAAAGTGGATATTGTCTTTCCTGGACTGGGATGGATCAGTATTCAAGGAGACGGTGCCACAGTAGCTGCCCATAGTCCCAAAGGAGTCGCTGTTACGACAAGAAAATCTATTTTGGCAGGCCAATAA
- a CDS encoding YqeG family HAD IIIA-type phosphatase — MFSKFLPDEQIDQIFDLKPEKLKDQGIKGIITDLDNTLVAWDVKDATPDVIAWFKIMEENDIKVTIISNNNQERVTVFSEPLGTPFVFSAKKPLGRAFKTVAKQMELEKEEILVVGDQLLTDVLGGNIAGFYTVLVVPVVQTDDKKTKINRLIERKILKRMPFKDKRHKEE, encoded by the coding sequence ATGTTTTCTAAATTTTTGCCAGATGAGCAAATTGATCAAATTTTTGACTTGAAACCTGAAAAATTGAAGGATCAGGGAATAAAAGGTATTATTACAGACTTGGATAATACGCTGGTTGCATGGGATGTAAAAGATGCAACACCTGATGTTATTGCATGGTTTAAAATAATGGAAGAAAATGATATAAAAGTGACTATCATATCCAATAATAATCAAGAACGTGTTACGGTTTTTTCAGAACCGCTCGGAACGCCATTTGTATTTAGTGCCAAAAAACCTTTGGGGAGAGCTTTTAAAACAGTAGCAAAGCAAATGGAACTGGAGAAAGAAGAGATTTTAGTAGTCGGTGATCAGCTGTTGACAGATGTGCTTGGCGGTAACATTGCCGGTTTTTACACGGTTTTGGTTGTTCCAGTGGTACAAACGGATGATAAAAAAACAAAGATTAATCGTTTGATTGAGCGAAAAATTTTAAAAAGAATGCCGTTCAAAGATAAGCGCCATAAGGAGGAATAA